In Puntigrus tetrazona isolate hp1 chromosome 7, ASM1883169v1, whole genome shotgun sequence, the following are encoded in one genomic region:
- the LOC122349038 gene encoding fucolectin-1-like yields the protein MDILCTNTETETDPWWRLDMLNLQIIQQVVITNRIDCCFDQINGAEIRIGNSLENNGNNNTRCAVISDIPAGGSASYQCGECRAVT from the exons ATGGATATTCTATGCACTAACACTGAAACCGAGACGGACCCATGGTGGAGGCTGGATATGCTGAATCTACAAATCATTCAACAAGTGGTCATCACTAACAGGATCGACTGCTGCTTCGATCAAATCAACGGAGCTGAGATTCGCATCGGAAACTCCCTGGAGAACAACGGCAACAACAATACCAG GTGTGCAGTAATTTCTGATATCCCTGCTGGTGGATCCGCCTCTTACCAGTGCGGGGAATGCAGGGCCGTTACTTGA
- the LOC122349358 gene encoding uncharacterized protein LOC122349358, with product MRAFYKSLLFLLGFFSVRTKAEIEVNVSAWGTAIQSSDNADWYAWKAVDGSNSTCSHTTSQTDPWWKLDLMKTYRVNRVTLTNRLSCCEERINGAEIRIGNNSTALFSNPLCAVVSSIPAGTTSNYSCNGMEGRYVIVDIPGELRILSLCEVVVYVIGNLATGKTVTQSSTYGTWIAEQAIDLNPNFMQPWSACSSTNFQTDPWWRLDLGSVYRVNRVVVTNRLDCCSERINGAEITIGNSLENNGNNNPICAVIPSIPADASSTFTCNGMEGQYINLFIPGDSKILALCEVEVYGEGESKQAGLMKLKSSSSLSDPEMRVQLLSQLRSALAKQGVSGVTLQWTQPPEKVVMWKEDAPNFNSGFDLVLEAYGAQYYTSFVHIFRTRSHVIDIGHLFCSQTSSETDPWYRVDLLNEYQVKKVAITNRDDVNSYQRINGAVIRVGNFSDNVYSNTICAVISTIPSGDTASFSCGGLVGRYVIVHIPGDQQILTLCELEVSRFLRGNWASKGTALQSSTSGNWFAQKAIDGNRGLQLFYPGCSSTLNQSNPWWRVDLKNMYQISRVVVTNRNDCCPEQINNTEIRIGSSLDNDGNNNPICAVIAAIPAGESYSFSCNGMEGRYVNLIIPGDMKILTLCEVEVFGKGPILKRSVVKMMFNSRADLTDPKMKENAVSFEMFPHHIYYHYGEELSTEGDPFHRRSTASGAAKKVTEKSRAFVMVLYRR from the exons ATGAGAGCTTTCTACAAGAGTCTCTTGTTTTTACTGG GGTTTTTCTCGGTTCGAACAAAGGCAGAAATAGAAG TAAACGTATCGGCGTGGGGAACAGCCATTCAGTCATCAGATAATGCCGACTGGTATGCCTGGAAGGCTGTGGATGGGTCGAACTCCACCTGCTCTCATACAACGTCACAGACCGACCCGTGGTGGAAGCTGGACCTGATGAAGACCTACAGGGTGAACAGAGTGACCCTCACTAACAGACTGAGCTGCTGTGAAGAGAGGATAAACGGGGCGGAGATCCGGATCGGAAACAATTCTACAGCTCTTTTCAGCAACCCATT ATGTGCTGTAGTTTCTTCTATTCCAGCGGGAACTACCTCCAACTACTCGTGCAATGGGATGGAGGGACGCTATGTTATTGTGGACATTCCTGGAGAATTAAGGATTCTCAGTCTCTGTGAAGTGGTAGTCTACGTGATTG GTAATTTGGCAACAGGAAAAACCGTCACGCAGTCGTCAACCTATGGAACCTGGATTGCTGAGCAGGCCATTGATTTAAATCCAAATTTCATGCAGCCGTGGTCAGCATGTTCCTCAACCAATTTTCAGACTGACCCATGGTGGAGGCTTGATCTGGGCTCTGTGTACAGAGTTAATAGAGTCGTCGTCACAAACAGACTAGACTGCTGTTCAGAACGAATAAACGGAGCTGAGATTACCATCGGAAACTCTTTGGAGAACAACGGCAACAACAATCCCAT ATGTGCTGTGATTCCTAGTATTCCAGCTGATGCTTCCTCCACCTTCACATGTAACGGTATGGAGGGTCAATACATCAATCTGTTCATTCCTGGAGATTCAAAGATCCTTGCTCTTTGTGAGGTGGAGGTCTATGGAGAAGGTGAGAGCAAACAAGCAGGTTTA ATGAAACTGAAGTCCAGTTCTAGTCTGTCTGACCCTGAGATGAGAGTCCAGCTCCTGTCCCAG cttcGGTCTGCTCTGGCGAAACAAGGGGTTTCTGGCGTGACGCTGCAGTGGACTCAACCGCCCGAAAAAGTTGTGATGTGGAAAGAAGATGCACCCA ACTTTAACTCTGGCTTTGATCTGGTCCTTGAGGCTTACGGGGCACAGTATTACACCAGTTTTGTTCATATCTTTCGAACAAGGAGTCATGTCATCGACATTGGGCATCTGTT CTGTTCACAGACCAGCTCAGAGACCGACCCGTGGTATAGAGTGGATCTGCTGAATGAATACCAGGTGAAGAAGGTGGCCATCACTAACAGAGATGACGTCAACTCTTATCAGAGGATAAACGGGGCGGTTATTCGTGTCGGGAACTTCTCTGACAATGTTTACAGCAACACCAT ATGTGCTGTCATCTCTACTATTCCTTCTGGAGACACGGCCAGCTTCTCCTGCGGTGGGCTGGTGGGACGTTACGTGATCGTTCATATTCCTGGAGATCAGCAGATTCTTACTCTCTGTGAGCTCGAAGTCTCACGGTTTTTGCGTG GAAATTGGGCATCGAAAGGAACTGCTCTACAGTCATCGACATCTGGGAACTGGTTCGCTCAAAAGGCTATTGACGGTAATCGAGGTCTCCAGCTGTTTTATCCAGGATGCTCCTCAACCCTTAATCAGTCTAACCCATGGTGGAGGGTGGATCTGAAAAACATGTATCAAATTAGTAGAGTTGTCGTCACTAACAGAAACGACTGCTGTCCAGAACAAATCAACAACACAGAGATTCGTATTGGAAGCTCTTTGGACAACGACGGTAACAACAATCCCAT aTGTGCTGTTATTGCTGCTATTCCAGCAGGTGAGTCCTACAGCTTCTCATGTAACGGGATGGAGGGACGTTACGTGAATCTGATCATTCCTGGAGACATGAAGATACTCACTCTGTGTGAGGTGGAGGTTTTCGGAAAAG GTCCCATTTTAAAAAGATCGGTtgtaaaaatgatgtttaactCCAGAGCTGATTTGAcagacccaaaaatgaaagaaaat GCCGTTTCTTTTGAAATGTTCCCTCATCATATCTATTATCACTACGGTGAGGAACTCTCCACCGAGGGGGACCCCTTCCACCGGCGCTCCACAGCCAGTGGAGCTGCCAAG aaggtaACGGAAAAGTCACGTGCCTTCGTCATGGTGCTGTACCGccgctga